In the Solanum pennellii chromosome 5, SPENNV200 genome, one interval contains:
- the LOC107018750 gene encoding formin-like protein 3 — MGVGRFSSVITFIAFFCVLAANCSKGNRKLPQNCVDNGSVQYIDGHTAEQIWVHCIEPSHKNTETANFLDLSLYQAATGAYTYLKSDIPLLRKRILQKAISDLPPEVKQILLECLKRKSLPLHGSGSEAASIAWFIKYQKLFSEWSSSVPRRHLRERKLEDESKDDVEVPFLEPPPGDEAVSPTPAPVPSSEAPTEPPAEAPTPQAPVVPPAKAPTPPTHGSAPAKAPTTRTRVNAPAMTPTPPTHVNSSKPLPVTHPPAKPKNNGTNASENNNQNRTYMIAAVSGGVAVGIALLALLLILCLIKSKKKETGPQHGKRDEKPLLNLCSDSSQKSSSIGSSIKKDFKSSSTANNLSVPANSHNHSESEAKTDAPVNALPLPPGKSAPPPPEAPPPPPPKPPAPMPPPPPKAVRPPPNPPKLGNPPKPLPLGAHRRRSSSAGEGTEPSDDPDGQKAKLKPFFWDKVLANPDHSMVWHDIKAGSFQFNEEMMESLFGYNAANAGKNDGAKATSSFEATPQYIQIIDAKKSQNLAIVLKALNVTTEEVCDALKEGNKLSPELIQTISKLAPTTDEELKLRLYCGEISQLGPAERFLKSLVEIPFAFKRMDALLLMSSLQEEVTSIKESFETLEVACQELKNSRLFLKLLEAVLKTGNRMNDGTYRGGAQAFKLDTLLKLSDVKGTDGKTTLLNFVVQEIIRSEGLRAARKLRESESLSGLTPEDLAEDVSRDSVDYHRNLGLQVVSGLSNELENVRKAALIDGENLTASVSKLGRSLVKTKGFLDTDMKSLDEDSKFRDTLTNFMQNADDEIKWILEEEKRIMALVKSTGDYFHGTAGKDEGLRLFITVRDFLVMLDKSCTLLRKSTKMPANTSRKGALTVSPSQEARPDSLPEVHQRLFPAIQERRMDDDFSSSDDESSSK, encoded by the exons ATGGGTGTGGGAAGGTTCAGCTCTGTAATTACTTTTATTgcttttttttgtgttttggcAGCTAATTGTTCAAAAGGGAATCGAAAGCTTCCTCAAAACTGTGTAGACAATGGAAGTGTTCAATATATAGATGGACATACG GCTGAGCAAATATGGGTTCATTGCATAGAACCATCACACAAGAATACGGAAACTGCAAACTTTCTGGATTTGTCTCTTTATCAGGCAGCAACAGGAGCTTATACTTACTTAAAATCAGATATACCTTTGTTGAGAAAAAGAATCTTACAAAAGGCTATTAGTGATCTGCCTCCTGAAGTAAAGCAGATCCTTCTGGAGTGCTTAAAAAGGAAAAGTCTTCCTCTTCATGGTTCGGGTAGTGAGGCTGCATCCATTGCTTGGTTCATCAAGTACCAAAAGCTTTTCTCAGAATGGTCGTCCAGTGTTCCCAGAAGGCACCTAAGAGAAAGAAAGCTTGAAGATGAGTCAAAAGATGATGTTGAAGTTCCATTCCTTGAACCACCTCCAGGTGATGAAGCAGTATCACCAACTCCTGCTCCAGTGCCCTCTTCTGAAGCGCCCACGGAACCTCCTGCAGAGGCTCCAACACCTCAGGCTCCTGTCGTTCCTCCTGCAAAGGCACCAACTCCTCCGACCCATGGCTCTGCTCCTGCAAAGGCTCCAACAACCAGGACTCGTGTCAACGCCCCTGCAATGACTCCAACACCTCCTACTCATGTCAACTCTTCTAAACCTTTGCCTGTCACTCATCCTCCGGCTAAACCAAAAAATAATGGAACTAATGCTTCAGAAAATAATAATCAGAACAGAACTTATATGATTGCTGCTGTTTCTGGAGGTGTCGCGGTAGGAATTGCCCTTTTAGCTCTGTTATTAATACTGTGTcttataaaaagtaaaaagaaagaaacaggTCCACAGCATGGTAAAAGAGATGAGAAACCTCTTCTTAACCTCTGTTCAG ATTCTTCTCAGAAGTCTTCAAGCATAGGAAGCTCAATCAAGAAAGATTTTAAGAGTTCTTCAACTGCAAATAATCTTTCGGTGCCAGCTAATTCTCATAATCATTCAGAGTCAGAAGCTAAAACAGATGCACCAGTAAATGCATTACCACTTCCTCCAGGAAAATCTGCACCTCCACCCCCTGAAGCAccacctcctcctcctcctaAACCACCGGCTCCAATGCCACCTCCACCTCCAAAAGCTGTTCGGCCTCCTCCTAATCCACCAAAGCTTGGTAATCCGCCAAAGCCTTTACCCCTTGGAGCACATCGGAGACGAAGTTCTTCTGCTGGCGAGGGAACTGAACCATCTGATGACCCTGATGGTCAAAAGGCAAAATTAAAGCCATTTTTCTGGGACAAGGTTCTTGCTAATCCTGATCACTCCATGGTTTGGCACGACATCAAAGCTGGCTCATTCCA GTTTAATGAGGAGATGATGGAATCGTTGTTTGGGTATAATGCAGCAAATGCAGGCAAAAATGATGGCGCGAAAGCTACATCGTCTTTTGAAGCTACCCCACAGTATATTCAGATAATTGATGCTAAGAAATCACAAAATCTAGCAATTGTTCTTAAAGCCTTAAACGTGACGACAGAAGAAGTTTGTGATGCTCTCAAGGAGG GTAATAAACTGTCTCCTGAACTTATTCAAACTATATCAAAGTTGGCACCAACAACAGATGAAGAACTCAAACTTAGATTATATTGCGGGGAAATTTCTCAGCTTGGTCCTGCTGAAAGGTTTCTCAAATCCCTGGTTGAAATTCCCTTTGCCTTCAAACGGATGGATGCATTGTTGCTCATGAGTTCTCTTCAGGAAGAAGTTACTTCCATTAAAGAGTCCTTTGAAACATTAGAG GTGGCATGCCAGGAGCTGAAAAACAGTAGACTCTTCCTGAAACTTCTAGAAGCAGTTCTTAAAACTGGGAACCGCATGAACGATGGCACCTACCGTGGTGGTGCACAGGCATTCAAGCTTGATACGCTGTTGAAACTCTCAGATGTTAAAGGAACTGATGGAAAGACCACACTTCTGAACTTTGTTGTTCAGGAAATTATCCGATCAGAAGGATTAAGAGCAGCACGCAAGTTAAGGGAGAGCGAAAGCTTGTCAGGTCTAACACCAGAAGATCTTGCAGAGGATGTTTCTCGTGACTCAGTTGATTACCATCGTAACCTTGGTCTCCAGGTGGTTTCTGGTCTAAGCAACGAGCTTGAGAATGTAAGAAAAGCAGCACTTATAGATGGTGAGAATTTAACTGCATCTGTCTCCAAACTTGGGAGGTCACTAGTGAAAACCAAAGGGTTCTTAGACACTGACATGAAAAGTTTGGACGAGGACAGTAAGTTCCGCGATACACTCACAAATTTTATGCAAAATGCGGACGATGAGATCAAGTGGATactagaagaagagaaaaggataATGGCTTTGGTGAAGAGTACAGGAGACTACTTCCATGGAACTGCAGGGAAGGACGAAGGCTTGCGTCTCTTCATCACTGTTCGCGATTTCTTAGTTATGTTGGATAAATCATGTACATTATTGAGAAAATCCACCAAGATGCCGGCAAACACCTCTAGAAAAGGAGCATTAACGGTATCACCTTCTCAGGAAGCCCGTCCAGATTCTTTGCCGGAGGTTCATCAACGACTATTTCCTGCAATCCAGGAGCGACGGATGGATGATGATTTTAGTTCATCAGATGATGAGAGCTCATCCAAATAG